A single genomic interval of Antechinus flavipes isolate AdamAnt ecotype Samford, QLD, Australia chromosome 1, AdamAnt_v2, whole genome shotgun sequence harbors:
- the LRRC19 gene encoding leucine-rich repeat-containing protein 19, giving the protein MYLISQEKIKALKMKITGILILLWDLSLLATSLSCAFKTDDSHNFTAKNHTSVPQNINKNITILDLSYNQITLNSTDINILQTYVLLNELNLNNNKIVFLRNNSFDNLSNLEILSISSNSIDTIEQNAFLGLDKLKQLCLCQNKISQLNPYTLIPLKSLMALNLQDNMISYFNVPKQFQLEKIILDGNPWNCSCSLRNLQDWLNTSKVMLENENITMCSSPDALKNYSIKVALYKNGCHSKSLLPIIQLSNIHFKSSGNPTFFQNLNDTMNNITKNAESESLGKSWAFLLGVVIVVLVTSLLIFIAIRCPTWYNFLFSYNHHHLDEQEDDIYEDFTIYTNSLPKTPDTNPEENIVIFDQLSSFVVDEDGFIEDKYIDTQEMHDEN; this is encoded by the exons ATGTATCTTatttctcaagaaaaaataaag gcTCTAAAGATGAAAATCACAGGCATCTTAATTTTGCTTTGGGACCTCTCACTATTAGCAACAAGTCTAAGCTGTGCTTTTAAAACA gATGACAGTCATAACTTCACTGCAAAGAACCATACTTCAGTtccacaaaatataaataaaaacattactATACTTGATCTCAGTTATAACCAAATCACTCTAAACAGCACAGACATAAATATTCTTCAGACATATGTTTTACTAAATGAACTCaatctgaacaacaacaaaattgttttCCTACGTAATAACAGTTTTGATAATCTTTCCAACCTGGAAATTTTAAGTATTAGCAGCAATTCTATTGATACAATTGAACAGAATGCttttttaggattagataaaCTAAAACAATTGTGTCTTTGTCAAAACAAAATCTCTCAGCTGAATCCTTATACACTGATACCTCTAAAAAGTCTGATGGCTTTGAACCTGCAAGACAATATGATAAGTTATTTTAATGTTCCAAAACAAtttcaactggaaaaaataattttagatggaAATCCATGGAACTGCTCTTGTAGTCTACGTAATTTACAGGATTGGTTGAATACTTCAAAGGTAATGCTAg aaaatgaaaacatCACAATGTGTAGCTCTCCAGATGCCCTGAAAAACTACAGCATCAAAGTAGCACTTTACAAGAATGGATGTCATTCAAAATCACTCTTGCCTATAATTCAACTTTCTAATATTCATTTCAAGTCTTCTGGCAATCcaacattttttcaaaatttaaatgacACTATGAACAACATAACCAAAAATGCAG aaTCTGAGTCTCTTGGTAAAAGCTGGGCTTTTCTTCTTGGTGTTGTAATTGTGGTCCTGGTAACTTCACTGCTGATTTTTATTGCCATCAGATGCCCAACATGGtataactttttgtttagctACAATCATCATCACTTGGATGAGCAAGAGGATGATATATATGAAGATTTTACTATTTACACCAATTCTCTTCCAAAAACACCAGATACAAACCCAGAAGAAAATATAGTGATATTTGATCAATTAAGTTCATTTGTGGTAGATGAAGATGGTTTTATTGAAGACAAATATATAGATACTCAAGAAATGCATGATGAAAATTAA